A genomic stretch from Tenrec ecaudatus isolate mTenEca1 chromosome 17, mTenEca1.hap1, whole genome shotgun sequence includes:
- the ISL2 gene encoding insulin gene enhancer protein ISL-2 translates to MVDIIVPYHFLGAMGDHSKKKPGTAMCVGCGSQIHDQFILRVSPDLEWHAACLKCAECSQYLDETCTCFVRDGKTYCKRDYVRLFGIKCAKCQVGFSSSDLVMRARDSVYHIECFRCSVCSRQLLPGDEFSLREHELLCRADHGLLLERAAAGSPRSPGPLPGARGLHLPDPGAGRQASLRPHVHKQTEKTTRVRTVLNEKQLHTLRTCYAANPRPDALMKEQLVEMTGLSPRVIRVWFQNKRCKDKKKSILMKQLQQQQHSDKTSLQGLTGTPLVAGSPIHHESAVQGSAVEVQTYQPPWKALSEFALQSDLDQPAFQQLVSFSESGSLGNSSGSDVTSLSSQLPDTPNSMVPSPVET, encoded by the exons ATGGTGGATATTATTGTTCCTTATCATTTTCTGGGTGCTATGGGGGATCATTCCAAGA AGAAGCCCGGGACGGCCATGTGCGTGGGCTGCGGGAGTCAGATCCACGACCAGTTTATCCTGCGGGTGTCGCCCGACCTCGAGTGGCACGCCGCCTGCCTCAAGTGCGCCGAGTGCAGCCAGTACCTGGACGAGACGTGCACGTGCTTCGTGAGAGACGGGAAGACCTACTGCAAGCGGGACTACGTCAG GCTGTTCGGCATCAAGTGCGCTAAGTGCCAGGTGGGCTTCAGCAGCAGCGACCTGGTGATGCGGGCGCGGGACAGCGTGTACCACATCGAGTGCTTCCGCTGCTCCGTGTGCAGCCGCCAGCTGCTGCCCGGCGACGAGTTCTCGCTGCGGGAGCACGAGCTGCTATGCCGAGCGGACCACGGCCTCCTGCTGGAACGCGCCGCGGCCGGCAGCCCGCGCAGCCCTGGCCCGCTCCCGGGCGCCCGCGGCCTGCATCTGCCAG ACCCCGGGGCAGGCCGGCAGGCCTCGCTGCGCCCGCACGTGCACAAGCAGACGGAGAAGACGACCCGCGTCCGCACCGTGCTCAACGAGAAGCAGCTGCACACCCTGCGAACGTGCTACGCGGCCAACCCGCGGCCCGACGCGCTCatgaaggagcagctggtggagatgACCGGCCTGAGCCCGCGGGTCATCCGTGTCTGGTTCCAGAACAAGCGCTGCAAGGACAAGAAGAAATCCATCCTCATgaagcagctgcagcagcagcagcacagcgACAAGACG AGTCTTCAGGGACTGACCGGGACGCCGCTGGTGGCTGGCAGCCCCATCCACCACGAGAGCGCAGTGCAGGGCAGCGCAGTCGAGGTGCAGACGTACCAGCCGCCATGGAAAGCACTCAGCGAATTCGCCCTCCAGAGTGACCTGGACCAGCCGGCCTTCCAGCAGCTG gtctccttCTCCGAGTCCGGCTCCCTGGGCAACTCCTCCGGCAGTGACGTGACCTCCTTGTCCTCGCAGCTCCCCGACACCCCTAACAGCATGGTGCCAAGTCCTGTGGAGACGTGA